The window CCGACAACATCCAGTCCGACCGCGAGCGCAACCGCGCCCTGGCTGGCGTGCGCCGGTTCGCCGATATGTAGCCGCTCCAATTGCTGAAGTGCGGTTTCGCCGAATTTGGCCGCCAAATGGGTCTTCCAGTTCCGCAATTTCGGCAGTTCGGCACTTCCGCAATTCCAGCCCAATCCGCGCGAATACCAGCAGCTACAATTGCCCGTATGGCCCTGGTGCGCATCGGCAGCAGGTCCGACATGCCGCCTGACGGGATGGCGCGCGAGTTCACCGTAGGCGAAAAGGTGGTCTGCGTCGCCAATGTCGAAGGAAGGCTCTCGGCGATGGACAACGTGTGCCTGCATCGCGGCGGGCCGCTGGGCCAGGGCGTGGTGACGGGCGGCAAGGTGATCTGTCCGTGGCACGGCTGGGCCTGGGACCCGCAGACCGGCGAGGCGGCCCACGCGCCGCAGATTCGCGTGGCGATTTATCCGCTCAAGGTCGAAGGCGACGACGTATTCGTGGAGGTTTGAAAGCAGTTGTCCGTTGCCGGTTGTCAGCGCCCGCGTCCCGACGGGACGGGGTTTTTGTCTGGCTTGCTGTTCCGGGCGCTGAAGCGCCGCGATGTTCTCCTTGCCCCCGGCGACGGCCTTCGCCGGTGGACTACCAGGCCGCATTCGGAGGAAAGCCGTGAGCCGACATCGGAAAGCGGCGGAGAGCGGAAAGCGAAGGGCGGAGAGGGCAGAAAGCGGAAAGCGCTTTTCCTGAGGCCGGAGAACCGGGAACTGAAAACTGGTTACTCGTCCTTATACATGTACTTGATGCAGGCCTTGTAGATGAGCAGGTTGGGCTGGCCGCCGGTACGGTTCACCTTGATGCAGGCGCGGTCGTACCACTCGATGACGCCGTGGATCTGCTCGCCGTCTTTCAGCACGATGGTCATCGGCGTCTTGGCCTGCATCTGCTTCTGGTAGTAGAAGTTCTCAGCGTGGGTCTGGTCGGGAGGCGGGGACTTTTTGGGGCCGGCGGGACGCTCGCCACGTTCAGCCCGCTCGGGCCGCTCCCGGCGCTCAGCGGGCGCGGCATGTTCGCGCGTCAGCGACGGACGGATCAGCTTGCGGTTGGCAAACGTTTCGGGCTCGGTTGCCCGGCCGACCGCGGCGGCGTCAACGGATTCCTTCATCCCTCATTCACTCCCAACGGCGGCGACCAAGCCGCGAACACGGCAGCCTGCTGCTCCGCTTTCGCTTTTGCCGGAAACAGGACCGGGTGTTCCGTCCTGAAGTTGCAGTGATTGGCTCGGCTTGTTCTTTACCGTACCACAGACGGAAGCAGTTGTCAGTTGCCAGTGGTCAGTTGCCAGAAGGCATTTGGCACTTAGCACTTGGCATTCGGCCACGGAACGGTGCATCAAGGACCTGCCCGGCCAAATGCCAATACCATGGGCTGATTGCCCTTTTCCGGCAACCGGCAACCGGCAACTAGAGTTTCGGCAGCACAATCCCTTTTTGCGCCTGGTACTTGCCTTTGCGGTCGGCGTAGCTGGTCTCGCACGGCTCGTCGGACTGGAAGAACAGGATCTGGCACAGTCCTTCGTTGGCGTAGATACGCGCCGGCAGCGGCGTGGTGTTCGAGATCTCCAGCGTCACAAAGCCCTCCCACTCCGGCTCGAAGGGCGTGACGTTCACGATGATGCCGCAGCGCGCGTACGTGCTCTTGCCCACGCAAACGGTGAGCACGTCGCGCGGAATCTTGAAGTACTCCACCGAGCGCGCCAGCGCGAACGAGTTGGGAGGAACGGTGGCGATGTCGCTCTGAATGGTGACGAAGGAGCGTTCGTCGAACTTTTTGGGATCCACCACGGTGGAGTTCACGTTGGTGAAGATCTTGAACTCGTCGGCCACGCGCAGGTCGTAGCCATAGGACGAGAGGCCGTAGGAGATCACGCCCTCGCGCACCTGCTTCTCCGAGAACGGGTTGATCATGTCGTGCTGCAACGCCATCTGGCGGATCCAGCGGTCGCTCTTGATGGACATGGGTCTCCTGTCAGTGCCGAATTGCCGGGCTGCGGAATTGCCGAATTGAGGGGCGCTCAACCGTCTTCCTCGCGAAGGGCGACTCGGTGTGGGTGGTTGACCTGCATCTTACGGGCGCGGATCGCGAGAGGGAAGCCGTCGGTTGTGGAAAACACGGCCGTGAGCATTTAGCGCTTGCCATTTGGCCGTGCAACTCCCTGCCGGGCTGCTCAGGGGAAATGCCGACTGCTAGTGACTGAGTGCGCCGCGGCGCGAAGTGTGTTGTCGTTGACTTTTCCTCTCGCCCTCCTCTACCATCCCGCCTTCGACCCGTTGACGTTTGTGCGACAATGACTTAGCGGCAACCCGGGCCTGCGCTCGGGGCCGGATTGGGAGAGGCTGCGTGATCAAGCTCGACATCATCAACGAAGTTGTCGGCAAGACCGGCATCACCAAGACGAAGGCGGAGCAGGCCGTTGAAACCGTCTTTGAGAGCATGAAGAAGGCGCTGGCGCACGGCGATCGCATTGAACTGCGCGGCTTTGGCGTCTTCAACGTGCGGCCGCGCAAGACCGGCATCGGGCGCAACCCGCGCACGGGCGCCGAAGTCAGCATTCCTCCCGGCAAGGCCGTGCGCTTCAAGCCGGGCAAGGAGTTACAGTCCATCGATTAGTTGCCGAACTGCCGAACTGCGGAATTGCCGAATCGGCGCGTGCCCGCATCCAATTCGGCAATTCGGCACTTCTGCAATTCGGCAATTTCATGTCGGACCCCACGCCGCGTTTCCCGGTTTACGAAATCCAGCAATATCCCGAGATGGTGGTGGTATCACGGCCCAGGCCGCGGTACTGGTTGCATGGGCTGCTGCTCGGGCTGACGGTCCTGACCACGCTGACCGTGGGAGCGCGCCTGGAGCACAACTTCCTGCTCAATCTGCCGGCCTACGCGAGTGACGAAGACCTGTTTCCTTTCTTGTGGGCGCTGCGCAGTCCCGGCCGGCTGCTGATGGGCGTGCCGTTCTCGGCGTCGCTGCTGCTCATCCTGCTGGCGCACGAGATGGGACACTACGTTTCCTGCCTGCGCTATCGGGTGGCGGCCACGCTGCCATTCTTCATCCCCGCGCCCACGCTCATCGGCACGCTGGGCGCCTTTATCCGGATCAAGGGACCGATCCGCTCGCGTCGCGCGTTGTTCGACATCGGCATTGCCGGGCCGATCGCCGGATTCGTTGTCGCGCTGCCCATTCTGTTCCTTTCCCTGGCCATCTCGCGTCCGGCGCCGGGCATGGGAGACAGCGACGTGCAGTTCGGGTTCCCGCTCATCTTTGCGATGGCGCATCGGCTGCTGGGTGGCGCCGGGGCAGCTGTGCCGCTGGCGCAGTTCAACCTGCATCCCATGGCGCGCGCCGCCTGGGTCGGCATGTTCGCCACCGCGCTCAACCTGCTCCCCGGCGGACAGCTCGACGGCGGACACATCGTCTACTCGCTCTGGCCGCGCGCCCACCGCTACATTTCCTGGCTCACCGTCGGAATTCTGCTGCCCATGGGCAAGTCGCTGTGGGCGGGATGGCTGGTGTGGGCCGTGCTGCTCACCGCCAGCGGCATGCGGCATCCGCGCATCGGGCCCGCCTCTCCGCGCTTTCTGTTCGGCGATGAAGATGATCCCTGGCCGAAGCTGGGACGAGCGCGCTGGCTGTTGGCCGCGCTTGCGCTCGTGATGCTGGCGCTCACCTTCATGCCCCAGCCGATCGCGGGTCTGTAGGAGTTCAGTTCACGGTTTACAGTCCACAGTCCGGAGTGAAAGCGGGCTTGGTTGAACTGTAAACTGTAAACTGTGAACTTGTTCCACCATGCAATTCTGCTGCTCGCGTGCGTTGCCGCGCTGCATGCCCAGATTCCCGTACCCCCGGCCGCGTCGGCCCCGTCTTCCACCGGCTCCCACACCGATAGCGCAGATGTCGCCGAGCTCGCCTCGAACTTCGCCTACGATCCTGAAGAGCCGGCCGACGTGAAGCAGGTCTCGGCCGAGCGTCGCGATGGCGTGATGCTCTATGACATCACCTACGCCAGTCCGCGCGGCGGACGCGTGCCCGCCTACGTCGTCATCCCGCGCGGCAAAGGTCCATTTCCGGCCATCCTGTGGGCTCACTGGATGATGGCCGGCTCGCCGCTGCGCAATCGCAACGAGTTCCTGGAGGAAGCGCTGGTGATGGCGCGCGCCGGCGCCGCCTCGCTGCTGCTCGACGCGCCGCTGGTGCGTCCCCATGTGAAGGAAGACGACGACCCGATGAGCACGCAGGGCATCTACGCCTCGCAGCAGGAGGTGCTCGACTTCCGCCGCGGCATCGACGTGCTCACCGCGCGCTACAACGTCGACGCCAGGCGTATCGCCTTCGTCGGGCACAGCTTCGGCGCGCACGTGGGCGCCATTCTGCTGCCGCTCGACCGCCGCGTGAAGGCGGCGGTGCTCATGGCCGGCGGCTTCGCCGACGAAGAGTATGTCTTCCGCCCCGACGCCGGCCAGAAAATGCAGACCCTGCGCGACCGCTACGGCGACGAAAAGGTCCGCGAGTTCCTGCACAAATATCGGTGGGACGATCCGGTCTACTACGTTGGCCACTCCAGCCCGGCCTTCGTGTTCCTGCAGTTCGGCAAACAGGACCCGCCTATCCCGGAACCCCTCGCCCGCCACTACTTCCAGATGTTCGGCGATCCCAAGAAGCTCGCCTTGTACGACGCCGGACACGCCCTCGACGCCGCCGCGCGACGGGACCGGGCGCAGTTCCTGCGGGAGCAGTTGGGATTGGGTGACGTGGAGACGGCGGCGCTCGACAAGATCCCCCAACTCAACGGAAAGCCCAATTGAACGCCTTCGGACTGTGAGTGCTGTTTGCTGGACGCACGAGCAAGTCTTTTTCGCTTTCCTGAATCAAAGCAGCTCAACGAACATCCAAGCTCCAAACCAGTTGCTCGAACGTTCTTCCCGTGGGGACGCGTGGCCGCGACCCACTCCCGAACGATCCCGAACGATGAGGAGCTGCGATCATGCGGAAGAAGTGTGTGCTGTTGGGCCTCGTTTTGCCGATTGCGCTGTTGCTCGCCGGCTGTAGTGGCGCTGTTCACGTTGGGGGAGGCAATACCGGCGGCGGTCCGCAACACTCGCGGTTCGTCTACGTGGTGAACACGGTCTCGTCGAGCGTCTCGGGATTCTCGGTGAATCCGGTGAACGGCTCGCTGGCGCCGGTGGGGCCCGATGTTCCCGCCGAGGCCAACCGCACGCCCAGCTACGCCGCGGTCACGCCGTCTTCCAGCTTTCTTTATGTCGCGAATACCGGCGGCAACACGGTCTCCGGCTACAGCATCAACGGCATCACCGGAGCGCTCACGCCGCTGGACCCGCCCGCGTTCGTCACCCAGGGTGACACGCAGCCGTTCGGCATTGCCATCGATCCCGCTGGAACGCACCTCTACACCGCAAACCAGAGCAGCGTCTCGGCATTCAACATCAGCCCACTGACCGGCGCGCTCACGCCGGTGCAGGGGACGCCGGTAGCAGTGACCGGTTTCAACGCGCTCCCGGAACAGCTCAAGGTCACCGCGAACGGGAAATTCCTGTACGTGACGAATGGCCCGGCGAACAGCGTCTCCGGATACACCTTCAACAACGCCGGCCTGCCGGTTTCGATCGGCGCACCCTTTGCCGCCGGCAATTTTCCCCTCGCACTCGTAATCGATCCCTCAAGCCGCTTCCTTTACGTTTTCAATATCGGCTCGCACGATATTTCCGCGTTCAGCATCAGCGCGACGACGGGCGCGCTCACGCCGATTGCAATTCCCATCGTGCTGCCCACGAGCTGCCGCAGCGCCGAGCTGGCGGTGGACAAGGATTCCAGGTTCCTGTTCGCGACCTGTCAGGAGCTGAACACGGTCGCCCAATTCAACATTGACGCCATCACCGGCGCCCTCAGCCAGGTGAACACCACGCTGGTCACGAGCGGCGCTCCGCACGGCATCGCGCTCGACGCGTCCGGTTCATTCGCTTACGTCACGCTTAGTAACGTGGCGCAGGTCCAGACGGCAAACGTCGCCGCCAACGGCGCGATGACGGCCGCGACGGTTGCGCCGGCAACCACAGGCGCCAATCCCATCGGTGTGGTGGTGGCGGGGACGCAGTAAGCGCGTGGAAGCGTGTGTTTCTCAAGTTGGCCGCGCCGCTCACGCCGGCGCGACGGCCCTGCGGCGAAAAACAAGAAACGTGAAAACGGAAAACGGCAGTCAGAGCAGCGACTGCGCGTCCACGTCCACGACCAGGTTGCCGCGGGAGATCTTTTTCTCGGCCGCGAAGGCGACCAGCGACCGCAGGGCCGCGTTCAGCGCCTGCCGGCTCTCCGACTTCACCAGGAAGTGATAGCGGTAGTCGCGCTTCAGGCGCACGATCGGCGCCGGCGCCGGCCCGAGCACGCGCACTTTCGGCAGACGTCGCGCCTCGAACCATTTGCCCACAGCGCCCGTGATCGTCAGCGCTTCGTCGAGCTTGCCGCTGCGTACCAGCACGTTCGCAACCGACGTGAACGGCGGATAGTGCATCCAGCGCCGAAAACGGATTTCCTTCTCGAAAAATCCCGGGTAGTCGTGCTGCGCCGCGTACTGGATGGCGTAGTGATCGGGAAAGTAAGTCTGCAGGATGACCTTGCCCGGCGTGGTCCCGCGTCCGGCGCGGCCGGCGACCTGCGTGAGCAGTTGGAAAGTGCGTTCTGCGGCGCGGAAGTCGGGAAAGCCCAGCGCGTGGTCGGCGCCGAGAATGCCGACCAGCGTGACGCCGTGCACGTCGTGCCCCTTGGCGATCATCTGCGTGCCCACGAGGATGTCAATTTCTCCGGCATGCATACGGTTGAGCACGCGCTCGAAGTCGTTGCGCCCGCGCACCGTGTCGCGGTCGAGCCGCGCGATGCGGGCCTGCGGGAACAGCCCGTGCAGCAGCTCTTCCAGGCGCTCCGAGCCGGCGCCGAGAAATTGCACGTACTCGCTGCCGCACCTGGGGCACGTTTGCGGCACGCCGCGGGTAAAGCCGCAGTAGTGGCACTCGAGGCGCATCTTGCGCAGGTGGTGCGTCATTGAAATCGCGCAATTCTTACATTGCACCGTCTCGCCGCAGGCGCGGCACAGCACCACCGGCGCGTAACCGCGGCGATTGAGCAGCACCAGCGTCTGCTCGTTGCGCTCCAGGCGCGCGGCGATCTCGGCGTGCAGGCGCTGCGAGACCACCTGCTCGCTGCCCGCTTCGCGGAACGCCGCGCGCATGTCCACGATCTCGACTTCCGGCAGCGGACGCTGTTCCACCCGCTGGCGCAACTGGATGAGCGCGTACTTGCTTTCGCGCGCGTTGTGGAACGATTCCATCGCCGGCGTCGCCGAGCCGAGCACAACCGCCGCTCCGCCCAGCTTGCCGCGCATGATGGCCACGTCGCGCGCGTGGTAGCGCGGCGTTTCCTCCTGCTTGTAGGACGAATCGTGCTCCTCATCCACCACGATCAGCGCCAGGTCGCGCACCGGCGCGAACACGGCCGAACGCGTCCCGACGGCGATGCGCGCGTCGCCCGCGCGCAGCCGCCGCCACTGTTCGGCACGCTCGTCGTCGCTCAGCGCCGAGTGCAGGATGGCAACCTGGTCACCGAATGCTTCTGCCAGCTCGGCGGCGGCCGCAGGCGTGAGTCCGATTTCCGGGACGAGCAGCAGCGCGCCGCGTCCGGAATCAAGCACGTGCTGCATGGCTGCGAGATACACGGCGGTTTTTCCCGAGCCGGTCACGCCGTGCAGCAGCGAAACAGAAAATCCGGAACCGGCAGCCTTGGTGGTCCGCGCCAGCGCCTCCTGCTGCGCGGCGTTCAGCTCCAGCACGCGCGGCTTGCGCTTCAGCGACGACACTTCGAAACCGGCCGGCTCTTCGACAATGGCAATCAGCCCGCGGCGGACGAGTCCTTCGGCTGAGCTGCGCGGCACGTCCAGGCGCAGCACTTCTTCCCACGGCAGCCGTCCGCCGGCCTTGGCCAGCGTCTCGACCAGACGCCGCTGATTGTCGTTCAGCTTGCCTTCGGCGCTGGCCAGCGTCGCGAACTTCACCGTGCGCGCCGCGTCGCGCACGCGCGACACGTCTTCGCGCACGATCCAGCGCTTGCGCATCATGCCTTCGAGCAGCTTGCGGGTTGCGCCGGTGGCCGAGCGCAGCGCCTGCTCGCGCGAGGGGCCGCGATCCGCCAAGTGGTCGAGCACGCTGTACTCGGCGTCTTGCTCCTCGGCGGTGAGCCTGGTCCGGCGCGACGAGCCGCCGGTTGCGCCCGCGTGCAGCGCCATCAGGCCGTCGTCGGTGATCCGATACTGCTTAGCGCGGCTCACCTCGGCGCTCAGCGGCAGCATGGCGCGGAACACTTCTCCGATTGGCGCCAGGTAGTAATCGGCGATCCACGCCGCCAGCTTCATGAGCTGCGGAGCGAGCACCGGCGCGGCGTCGAGGACGTTGAGCACGTCCTTGATCGCGACCGGCGGCGGCGCATCGTGCAGCTTGACCACCACGCCCGGCAGCCGCTCGCTGCGGAAGGGAACCAGCACGCGCCCGCCCACGACCGGTTCGGCGCCGTTCACGCGGTACGTGAACACCGCGTCGAGCGGCACCGGAAGGGCGACGTCGCAGTAGGCGGGCATCGTTCAGAGATTAACGCGGGCGCGGAGAAAACACCTACCACAGACACAGAGGCACAGAGAAAAAAGAGAAGTCATGCTGAGCGGCGGACGCCCGCCAAAACGGGCCGGAGTCGAAGCATCCCTACCCGACCCGTGAATATCGGGCGAGGGTAGGGGTCCTTCGACTCGCCTTCGCAGCCGCTCAGGTTTCGCTCAGGATGACGATGGAAAAACGGCGTTAGCCGTCAGCCCTTCGCCGGCGCCTTCAGCCCCAGCTCGCGCATGACCATTTGCAAGTCCTTCCACGTCTCCGCCTTCTGCCGTGGATCGCGCAGCAGGTACGCCGGGTGATATGTGACGGCGAGCTTCACCGGCTCGGGCGGCGGACCCTGATCGGAAGAGTGAAGTGGCGGCGTGATCTCGTAGAAGCGTCCGCGCAGGTTGCTCATCGAGTCATTCAGGCCCAGCAGATACTTCGCCGCGGTCGCGCCGAGCGCCACAATCACCTTGGGCCGGATCGCCGCGATCTGCCGCATCAGGAACGGCCCGCAGGTGTCGCACTCGTCGCGCTCCGGCGTGCGGTTCCCCGGAGGCCGGCACTTGACCACGTTGGCGATGTAGACGTCCGAGCGCTTCAGCCCCATGGCGCCGATCATGTTGTTCAGCAGTTGCCCGGCGCGGCCCACGAACGGCTCGCCTTGCGCATCTTCGTCGGCGCCCGGGCCTTCGCCCACGAACATCAATTCGGCATGCGGATTTCCCACGCCGAACACGATGTTGGTGCGCCGCGCGTGCAGGCGGCAGCGCCGGCAGTCAGTGCCGATGTCGTCGCGGATG is drawn from Terriglobales bacterium and contains these coding sequences:
- a CDS encoding site-2 protease family protein; amino-acid sequence: MSDPTPRFPVYEIQQYPEMVVVSRPRPRYWLHGLLLGLTVLTTLTVGARLEHNFLLNLPAYASDEDLFPFLWALRSPGRLLMGVPFSASLLLILLAHEMGHYVSCLRYRVAATLPFFIPAPTLIGTLGAFIRIKGPIRSRRALFDIGIAGPIAGFVVALPILFLSLAISRPAPGMGDSDVQFGFPLIFAMAHRLLGGAGAAVPLAQFNLHPMARAAWVGMFATALNLLPGGQLDGGHIVYSLWPRAHRYISWLTVGILLPMGKSLWAGWLVWAVLLTASGMRHPRIGPASPRFLFGDEDDPWPKLGRARWLLAALALVMLALTFMPQPIAGL
- the dcd gene encoding dCTP deaminase, with product MSIKSDRWIRQMALQHDMINPFSEKQVREGVISYGLSSYGYDLRVADEFKIFTNVNSTVVDPKKFDERSFVTIQSDIATVPPNSFALARSVEYFKIPRDVLTVCVGKSTYARCGIIVNVTPFEPEWEGFVTLEISNTTPLPARIYANEGLCQILFFQSDEPCETSYADRKGKYQAQKGIVLPKL
- a CDS encoding uracil-DNA glycosylase, giving the protein MDSDLKSAIAARVRFYRDLGIYELYRREVARPESVPAGEAPAATSVSRPVVDDARPTADGVLQLIRDDIGTDCRRCRLHARRTNIVFGVGNPHAELMFVGEGPGADEDAQGEPFVGRAGQLLNNMIGAMGLKRSDVYIANVVKCRPPGNRTPERDECDTCGPFLMRQIAAIRPKVIVALGATAAKYLLGLNDSMSNLRGRFYEITPPLHSSDQGPPPEPVKLAVTYHPAYLLRDPRQKAETWKDLQMVMRELGLKAPAKG
- a CDS encoding Rieske (2Fe-2S) protein; the encoded protein is MALVRIGSRSDMPPDGMAREFTVGEKVVCVANVEGRLSAMDNVCLHRGGPLGQGVVTGGKVICPWHGWAWDPQTGEAAHAPQIRVAIYPLKVEGDDVFVEV
- a CDS encoding RNA chaperone Hfq translates to MKESVDAAAVGRATEPETFANRKLIRPSLTREHAAPAERRERPERAERGERPAGPKKSPPPDQTHAENFYYQKQMQAKTPMTIVLKDGEQIHGVIEWYDRACIKVNRTGGQPNLLIYKACIKYMYKDE
- a CDS encoding HU family DNA-binding protein, yielding MIKLDIINEVVGKTGITKTKAEQAVETVFESMKKALAHGDRIELRGFGVFNVRPRKTGIGRNPRTGAEVSIPPGKAVRFKPGKELQSID
- a CDS encoding beta-propeller fold lactonase family protein, with product MRKKCVLLGLVLPIALLLAGCSGAVHVGGGNTGGGPQHSRFVYVVNTVSSSVSGFSVNPVNGSLAPVGPDVPAEANRTPSYAAVTPSSSFLYVANTGGNTVSGYSINGITGALTPLDPPAFVTQGDTQPFGIAIDPAGTHLYTANQSSVSAFNISPLTGALTPVQGTPVAVTGFNALPEQLKVTANGKFLYVTNGPANSVSGYTFNNAGLPVSIGAPFAAGNFPLALVIDPSSRFLYVFNIGSHDISAFSISATTGALTPIAIPIVLPTSCRSAELAVDKDSRFLFATCQELNTVAQFNIDAITGALSQVNTTLVTSGAPHGIALDASGSFAYVTLSNVAQVQTANVAANGAMTAATVAPATTGANPIGVVVAGTQ
- the priA gene encoding primosomal protein N' is translated as MPAYCDVALPVPLDAVFTYRVNGAEPVVGGRVLVPFRSERLPGVVVKLHDAPPPVAIKDVLNVLDAAPVLAPQLMKLAAWIADYYLAPIGEVFRAMLPLSAEVSRAKQYRITDDGLMALHAGATGGSSRRTRLTAEEQDAEYSVLDHLADRGPSREQALRSATGATRKLLEGMMRKRWIVREDVSRVRDAARTVKFATLASAEGKLNDNQRRLVETLAKAGGRLPWEEVLRLDVPRSSAEGLVRRGLIAIVEEPAGFEVSSLKRKPRVLELNAAQQEALARTTKAAGSGFSVSLLHGVTGSGKTAVYLAAMQHVLDSGRGALLLVPEIGLTPAAAAELAEAFGDQVAILHSALSDDERAEQWRRLRAGDARIAVGTRSAVFAPVRDLALIVVDEEHDSSYKQEETPRYHARDVAIMRGKLGGAAVVLGSATPAMESFHNARESKYALIQLRQRVEQRPLPEVEIVDMRAAFREAGSEQVVSQRLHAEIAARLERNEQTLVLLNRRGYAPVVLCRACGETVQCKNCAISMTHHLRKMRLECHYCGFTRGVPQTCPRCGSEYVQFLGAGSERLEELLHGLFPQARIARLDRDTVRGRNDFERVLNRMHAGEIDILVGTQMIAKGHDVHGVTLVGILGADHALGFPDFRAAERTFQLLTQVAGRAGRGTTPGKVILQTYFPDHYAIQYAAQHDYPGFFEKEIRFRRWMHYPPFTSVANVLVRSGKLDEALTITGAVGKWFEARRLPKVRVLGPAPAPIVRLKRDYRYHFLVKSESRQALNAALRSLVAFAAEKKISRGNLVVDVDAQSLL